One region of Clostridiales bacterium genomic DNA includes:
- a CDS encoding argininosuccinate synthase: MKKEDIKKVVLAYSGGLDTSIIIPWLKENYNNCEVIAVSGNVGQAGELDGLEEKAIKTGASKLYVLDLTDEYVDDYIIPTMQAGAAYEEYLLGTSHARPCIAKGLVEIAQKEGADAIAHGCTGKGNDQVRFELAIKHFAPDMPIIAPWREWDIKSREEEIAYAEAHNVPLKINRETNYSKDKNLWHLSHEGLDLEDPGNEPQYEKPGFLEMGVSPIDAPDAPTYVTLDFEQGKPVALDGEKMSAKDIILKLNAIGGANGIGILDIVENRLVGMKCRGVYETPGGTILYKAHSVLETLCLDKMTMHEKQKLAVTFGELVYNGQWFTPLREALSAFVTKTQEHVTGTVRLKLYKGNMINAGVWSPYSLYSEEIATFGESDYNQADAAGFIQLYGLPIAVQAKVDGKSM, from the coding sequence ATGAAAAAAGAAGATATCAAAAAAGTCGTCCTTGCTTACTCCGGCGGTCTGGATACGTCCATCATCATCCCCTGGCTGAAGGAAAACTACAATAACTGCGAAGTCATCGCCGTGTCCGGCAACGTCGGCCAGGCCGGCGAGCTCGACGGCCTCGAAGAGAAGGCCATCAAGACCGGCGCGTCGAAGCTCTACGTGCTCGACCTGACGGACGAGTACGTTGACGATTACATCATCCCGACCATGCAGGCAGGCGCCGCGTACGAGGAGTACCTGCTCGGCACGAGCCACGCGCGGCCGTGCATCGCCAAGGGCCTCGTCGAGATCGCCCAGAAAGAGGGCGCCGACGCCATCGCCCACGGCTGCACCGGCAAGGGCAACGATCAGGTCCGGTTCGAGCTGGCCATCAAGCACTTCGCGCCCGATATGCCCATCATCGCCCCGTGGCGGGAGTGGGACATCAAGTCGCGTGAGGAAGAGATCGCCTACGCCGAGGCGCACAACGTGCCCCTGAAGATCAACCGCGAGACGAACTACTCCAAGGACAAGAACCTCTGGCACCTGAGCCACGAGGGTCTCGACCTCGAGGATCCGGGCAACGAGCCGCAGTACGAGAAGCCGGGCTTCCTCGAGATGGGCGTCAGCCCCATCGACGCGCCGGACGCCCCGACCTACGTCACGCTCGACTTTGAGCAGGGCAAGCCCGTCGCGCTCGACGGCGAGAAGATGAGCGCCAAGGACATCATCCTCAAGCTCAACGCCATCGGCGGCGCCAACGGCATCGGCATTCTGGACATCGTGGAGAACCGGCTCGTCGGCATGAAGTGCCGCGGCGTGTACGAGACGCCGGGCGGCACGATCCTCTACAAGGCGCACAGCGTGCTCGAGACGCTCTGCCTCGACAAGATGACCATGCACGAGAAGCAGAAGCTCGCCGTGACCTTCGGCGAACTGGTGTATAACGGCCAGTGGTTCACGCCGCTGCGCGAGGCGCTCAGCGCGTTCGTGACCAAGACGCAGGAGCACGTCACCGGCACGGTGCGGCTCAAGCTCTACAAGGGCAACATGATCAACGCCGGCGTCTGGAGCCCGTACTCCCTGTACTCCGAGGAGATCGCCACCTTCGGCGAGAGCGACTACAACCAGGCGGACGCCGCCGGGTTCATCCAGCTCTACGGTCTGCCGATCGCCGTGCAGGCAAAGGTTGACGGCAAGAGCATGTAA
- a CDS encoding NAD(+) synthase — protein sequence MQDGFLRAAAASIPVAVADPRRNAAAVCARIDQAHRARAALLVLPELCVTGYTCGDLFLSALLLDAAEEALLNICAHTQNCDPVVVLGVPLRAGGKLYNCAAVLHRGRILGVVPKTWLPNYDVFAEKRCFASAAAYHGPGSVPVGGADVPFGTGLVFACAQMPAFRLGVELCEDVWAPIPPSVRLCLAGATVIANCSASPEAAGKPARRRTLLRAASARGICGYVYANAGPDESSARAVFSAHHLIAENGDILAEHAPFAPEPGLLVTELDLLTLSAERRRNTTFVPEGAGARAVPFSMPLRPTALSRAVSPHPFVPDDAALRRKRAELLLSIQAHGLRKRLLHTGSRAAMLPVTDDLDSVLALLVCARTMDLLGRARHDVLAVTQPGGDRARVLRLCKALGVSVRPNADRAGLARTHAALPLAAPDFTALLLGEAVCAPEAYGVNAAVPRTLVRWLIAAEAERAAEPLRAELRAALSAPDADCAGVSCALTDFCFYHLVRCGAHPRRILRLARAAFGDAAADADILRAMAALTRCLFRRPAALPDHVALGSSAQALHWPPDAAGSLWSEEIDALRRELS from the coding sequence ATGCAAGACGGTTTCCTGCGCGCGGCGGCGGCGTCCATCCCCGTGGCCGTGGCCGACCCCCGGCGCAATGCGGCGGCGGTCTGCGCGCGCATCGACCAGGCGCACCGGGCGCGTGCCGCGCTGCTCGTGCTGCCGGAGCTGTGCGTGACCGGCTACACGTGCGGCGACCTGTTTTTGTCCGCGCTGCTGCTCGATGCGGCCGAAGAAGCACTGCTGAACATCTGCGCGCACACGCAAAACTGCGACCCCGTCGTCGTGCTCGGCGTGCCGCTGCGCGCCGGGGGCAAGCTCTACAACTGCGCGGCCGTGCTGCACCGCGGGCGCATCCTCGGCGTCGTGCCGAAGACGTGGCTGCCGAACTACGACGTGTTCGCGGAAAAGCGCTGCTTTGCCTCCGCGGCGGCGTACCATGGGCCGGGCAGCGTGCCCGTCGGCGGGGCGGACGTGCCGTTCGGCACGGGGCTGGTGTTCGCCTGCGCGCAGATGCCGGCGTTTCGCCTCGGCGTGGAGCTGTGCGAGGACGTGTGGGCACCGATACCGCCGTCGGTGCGGCTGTGCCTCGCCGGGGCGACCGTGATCGCCAACTGCTCGGCCTCGCCCGAGGCGGCCGGCAAGCCCGCCCGCCGCCGCACGCTGCTGCGCGCGGCCAGCGCGCGCGGCATCTGCGGCTATGTTTACGCCAACGCCGGGCCGGACGAGTCGAGCGCGCGCGCCGTCTTTTCCGCGCACCACCTCATCGCGGAAAACGGGGACATCCTCGCCGAGCACGCGCCGTTCGCGCCCGAGCCCGGCCTGCTCGTGACGGAGCTCGACCTGCTGACGCTCTCGGCCGAGCGCCGGCGCAACACGACCTTTGTGCCCGAGGGGGCGGGGGCGCGCGCCGTGCCGTTTTCCATGCCGCTGCGCCCGACGGCGCTCAGCCGCGCGGTGTCGCCGCATCCGTTCGTGCCGGACGATGCAGCCCTGCGCCGCAAGCGCGCCGAGCTCCTGCTTTCCATCCAGGCGCACGGGCTGCGCAAGCGCCTGCTGCACACCGGCAGCCGGGCGGCCATGCTGCCCGTGACGGACGATCTCGACAGCGTGCTCGCCCTGCTCGTGTGCGCGCGCACGATGGATCTGCTCGGCCGCGCGCGGCACGATGTCCTCGCCGTCACGCAGCCGGGGGGCGACCGGGCGCGCGTGCTGCGTCTGTGCAAGGCGCTGGGCGTGTCCGTGCGGCCGAACGCCGACCGCGCGGGGCTCGCGCGCACGCACGCGGCGCTCCCGCTCGCCGCGCCCGACTTCACGGCGCTGCTGCTGGGCGAGGCCGTGTGCGCGCCGGAGGCCTACGGCGTCAACGCCGCCGTGCCGCGCACGCTCGTGCGCTGGCTCATCGCGGCAGAGGCCGAGCGCGCGGCCGAGCCCCTGCGCGCGGAGCTGCGCGCCGCGCTCTCCGCGCCCGACGCCGACTGCGCGGGCGTCTCGTGCGCGCTGACGGACTTCTGCTTTTACCACCTCGTGCGCTGCGGCGCGCACCCGCGGCGCATCCTGCGCCTGGCCCGCGCCGCCTTCGGCGACGCGGCCGCAGATGCCGACATCCTGCGCGCCATGGCGGCGCTCACGCGCTGCCTGTTCCGGCGGCCGGCCGCCTTACCCGACCACGTCGCGCTCGGCAGCAGCGCGCAGGCGCTGCACTGGCCGCCGGACGCGGCGGGGTCGCTCTGGAGCGAGGAGATCGACGCGCTGCGCCGGGAGCTTTCCTGA
- the argH gene encoding argininosuccinate lyase, giving the protein MAKMWAGRTAGVTDPVADDFNSSIRFDSRMYREDITGSMAHAAMLGAQHILPQADADAIIDALQGILDDLDSGALAFDPACEDIHMFVEQVLTARIGDLGKKLHTARSRNDQVALDLRMYLRNETSEIIALTKDVLAALVEQAGAHKGDILPGYTHLQRAQPITFGHHLMAYAMMLLRDIDRMQDAVRRMNVSPIGCCALAGTTYDTDRFFEAKQLGFDDVARNSLDGVSDRDFCVELLDAYAIEMMHLSRLSEELVLWSSWEFQFVQLSDSYTTGSSIMPQKKNPDMAELVRGKTGRVYGDLIAMLTALKGLPLAYNKDMQEDKEAVFDAVDTVKMCLRVMAPMLATMTVRADKMLHAAQTGFLNATDLADYLVTKGLPFRSAYKVSGQLVAYCIAHNTVLEKLPLETFRTFSDLFDDGVYDAIDLTNCVTRRVSYGGTSVPSVEAQIAWVAQQLEA; this is encoded by the coding sequence ATGGCAAAAATGTGGGCGGGCCGCACGGCCGGCGTGACCGATCCGGTCGCGGACGATTTCAACTCCTCCATCCGCTTCGACAGCCGGATGTACCGCGAGGACATCACGGGCAGCATGGCGCACGCGGCGATGCTCGGCGCGCAGCACATCCTCCCGCAGGCGGACGCCGATGCCATCATCGACGCGCTGCAGGGCATCCTCGACGATCTCGACAGCGGCGCGCTCGCGTTCGACCCCGCGTGCGAGGACATCCACATGTTCGTCGAGCAGGTGCTCACCGCGCGCATCGGCGACCTCGGCAAGAAGCTGCACACCGCCCGCTCGCGCAACGATCAGGTCGCGCTCGACCTGCGCATGTACCTGCGCAACGAAACGAGCGAGATCATTGCGCTCACAAAGGACGTGCTCGCGGCGCTCGTCGAGCAGGCCGGGGCGCACAAGGGCGACATTCTGCCCGGCTACACGCACCTGCAGCGCGCGCAGCCCATCACCTTCGGCCACCACCTGATGGCCTATGCCATGATGCTCCTGCGCGATATCGACCGCATGCAGGATGCCGTCAGGCGCATGAACGTCTCGCCCATCGGCTGCTGCGCGCTCGCCGGCACGACGTATGACACCGACCGGTTTTTTGAGGCCAAGCAGCTCGGCTTTGACGACGTGGCGCGCAACAGTCTCGACGGCGTGTCCGACCGGGACTTCTGCGTCGAGCTGCTCGATGCCTACGCCATCGAGATGATGCACCTCTCGCGCCTGAGCGAGGAGCTGGTGCTGTGGTCGAGCTGGGAGTTTCAGTTCGTGCAGCTCTCGGACAGCTACACGACCGGCTCGTCGATCATGCCGCAGAAGAAAAACCCCGACATGGCCGAGCTCGTGCGCGGCAAGACCGGCCGCGTCTACGGCGACCTCATCGCCATGCTCACGGCGCTCAAGGGCCTGCCGCTGGCGTATAATAAGGACATGCAGGAGGACAAGGAGGCCGTGTTCGACGCGGTGGACACCGTGAAGATGTGCCTGCGCGTCATGGCGCCGATGCTCGCGACCATGACCGTGCGCGCCGACAAGATGCTCCACGCGGCGCAGACGGGCTTCCTGAATGCGACCGACCTCGCGGACTATCTCGTCACGAAGGGCCTGCCGTTCCGCAGCGCGTACAAGGTCTCCGGCCAGCTCGTGGCCTACTGCATCGCGCACAATACCGTGCTCGAAAAGCTGCCGCTCGAGACCTTCCGCACCTTCAGCGACCTCTTTGACGACGGCGTGTACGATGCCATCGACCTCACCAACTGCGTCACGCGGCGCGTGTCCTACGGCGGCACGTCCGTGCCGAGTGTCGAGGCGCAGATCGCCTGGGTCGCGCAGCAGCTCGAGGCATAA